A DNA window from Candidatus Sulfidibacterium hydrothermale contains the following coding sequences:
- the trpB gene encoding tryptophan synthase subunit beta — protein MSENYLKKYPNEEGYFGAYGGAFLPPHLEQEMKRITDAYYAISKSHSFISELRSIRKHYQGRPTPVYFCNRLSEKYGGRIYLKREDLNHSGAHKLNHCMGEALLAKYMGKKKLIAETGAGQHGVALATAAAYFGLECEIHMGEVDMAKEHPNVVRMEILGAKVIPVTHGLKTLKEAVDSAFDAYVNDSENSLYCIGSVVGPHPFPMMVRDFQHVVGVEAREQFAEMTGELPDNVVACVGGGSNAMGLFSGFIEDEECKLYGVEPSGKSFKPGEHAATMTLGKPGMIHGFKCYVLQDDEGNPAPVYSVASGLDYPGVGPEHSMLKDMKKVEYVTISDQEAIDAFYELSRMEGIIPALESAHAVAYALKMAKEHKRESILVNLSGRGDKDIDFVVDKFGLPK, from the coding sequence ATGTCGGAAAATTATTTGAAAAAGTACCCCAACGAAGAAGGGTATTTCGGAGCGTATGGTGGCGCATTTTTACCGCCCCATCTTGAACAGGAAATGAAACGAATTACGGATGCTTACTATGCCATCAGCAAATCGCACAGCTTTATTTCTGAATTGCGCAGCATTCGAAAACACTACCAGGGAAGGCCTACACCGGTTTATTTTTGTAACCGGTTATCAGAAAAATATGGCGGCCGGATTTATTTGAAAAGAGAAGATTTGAACCATTCGGGAGCCCACAAGCTGAATCACTGTATGGGTGAAGCGTTGCTGGCCAAATATATGGGAAAGAAAAAACTGATTGCCGAAACAGGTGCCGGACAACATGGTGTAGCCTTGGCCACCGCGGCAGCTTATTTCGGACTGGAATGTGAAATTCATATGGGTGAAGTGGATATGGCCAAAGAACACCCGAATGTGGTGCGGATGGAAATTCTCGGCGCCAAAGTAATTCCGGTTACCCACGGACTGAAAACGCTGAAAGAAGCGGTTGACTCGGCTTTTGATGCCTATGTGAACGACAGTGAAAATTCGCTTTATTGCATCGGCTCGGTAGTCGGCCCTCACCCATTCCCAATGATGGTACGTGATTTTCAGCATGTGGTAGGCGTCGAAGCCAGAGAACAATTTGCGGAAATGACCGGTGAACTGCCCGATAATGTGGTAGCCTGTGTTGGCGGCGGAAGCAATGCCATGGGACTGTTCTCAGGGTTTATTGAAGACGAAGAATGTAAATTATACGGTGTGGAACCCTCCGGGAAATCGTTTAAACCGGGCGAACATGCCGCTACCATGACACTGGGTAAACCCGGAATGATTCATGGTTTTAAATGTTATGTGTTGCAGGATGATGAAGGAAACCCGGCACCGGTGTATTCCGTAGCCAGCGGACTGGATTATCCCGGCGTAGGACCGGAACACAGCATGCTGAAAGACATGAAAAAAGTGGAATATGTTACCATTTCGGACCAGGAAGCCATTGATGCTTTTTATGAGCTAAGCCGGATGGAAGGCATTATTCCGGCACTGGAAAGTGCCCATGCTGTAGCCTATGCACTGAAAATGGCCAAAGAACACAAACGGGAATCGATTTTGGTCAACCTGAGTGGCCGCGGCGACAAAGACATCGATTTTGTCGTGGATAAATTCGGACTGCCGAAATAG
- the lpdA gene encoding dihydrolipoyl dehydrogenase, whose product MKYDILILGSGPGGYVAAIRAAQLGFKVGVVEKAEIGGVCLNWGCIPTKALLKSAQVFQYARHAADYGISIKGDIEPDLPAIVARSRQVAEGMSKGVQYLFKKNKIDLISGFGVVKPGKKIEVSTADGKKQIIEGEHIIIATGARSKELPNLPQDGKKIIGYRQAMTLEKLPKSMVVVGSGAIGSEFAFFFNSLGVQVTLVEFLPNVVPLEDEEVSKQLARSFKKAKMKVMLESSVEKVDTSGENCKVSIKTKKGMVEVEADIVLSAVGITTNIEGIGLEETGIKTEKGKVVVDDFYRTNVPGYYAIGDIVHGPALAHTASHEGITCVEKIAGKDVQPVDYGNIPACTYTSPEVASVGLTEKAAREAGYDIKVGKFPFTASGKASAAGKKEGFVKVIFDAKYGEWLGCHMIGENVTEMIAEVVVARRLETTGEEIIKSVHPHPTMSEAIMEAVAAAYDEVIHL is encoded by the coding sequence ATGAAATACGATATTTTGATTTTAGGAAGTGGCCCTGGCGGTTATGTGGCTGCCATCCGTGCTGCCCAACTGGGTTTTAAGGTAGGCGTAGTGGAAAAAGCCGAAATTGGTGGAGTATGCCTTAATTGGGGCTGTATTCCTACCAAAGCGTTATTAAAAAGCGCTCAGGTATTTCAATATGCCCGGCATGCGGCTGATTATGGCATTTCCATCAAAGGTGACATTGAGCCCGATTTACCGGCTATCGTAGCCCGCAGTCGTCAGGTGGCTGAGGGTATGAGCAAAGGCGTACAATATTTGTTCAAGAAAAATAAAATTGATCTGATATCGGGTTTTGGAGTCGTCAAACCCGGGAAAAAGATCGAAGTTTCAACCGCTGACGGCAAAAAGCAGATTATTGAAGGGGAGCATATTATTATTGCTACCGGAGCTCGCTCTAAAGAGCTTCCCAATCTTCCGCAGGATGGTAAAAAGATCATTGGATACCGGCAGGCAATGACACTGGAAAAATTGCCGAAAAGTATGGTCGTTGTCGGTTCCGGGGCCATCGGATCAGAATTTGCTTTTTTCTTTAACAGTTTGGGTGTTCAGGTTACTTTGGTAGAGTTTCTCCCCAATGTGGTTCCGCTTGAAGATGAAGAAGTCAGCAAACAACTGGCCCGGTCTTTTAAAAAAGCCAAAATGAAAGTCATGCTGGAGTCATCCGTGGAAAAAGTTGATACTTCAGGAGAAAACTGCAAAGTAAGTATTAAAACCAAAAAGGGCATGGTAGAAGTCGAAGCGGACATTGTTCTTTCAGCGGTAGGCATCACCACCAACATCGAAGGTATCGGGCTGGAAGAAACCGGAATAAAAACGGAAAAAGGGAAGGTTGTTGTAGACGATTTTTACCGTACCAATGTTCCGGGTTACTACGCCATCGGCGATATCGTACATGGTCCGGCACTGGCCCATACCGCGTCGCACGAAGGAATTACCTGTGTGGAAAAAATTGCGGGGAAAGATGTTCAGCCGGTGGATTATGGAAATATTCCGGCCTGTACTTATACCAGCCCTGAAGTAGCCAGCGTGGGACTCACTGAAAAGGCTGCCCGTGAAGCCGGATACGACATCAAAGTCGGGAAATTTCCGTTTACGGCATCCGGAAAAGCCAGTGCTGCCGGGAAAAAAGAAGGTTTTGTCAAAGTTATTTTTGATGCCAAATATGGCGAATGGCTGGGTTGTCACATGATTGGCGAAAATGTTACCGAAATGATTGCCGAAGTAGTTGTGGCCCGCAGGCTGGAAACTACCGGTGAAGAGATCATCAAATCGGTTCATCCGCATCCTACCATGTCAGAAGCCATTATGGAAGCGGTTGCAGCGGCATACGACGAAGTTATTCATTTATAA
- a CDS encoding TonB-dependent receptor has product MQKNTIPFIVLFFLLFWLNSSALFAQTAVLEGFVVREKNLPADLVNVQLVGTSQGTTTDRKGYFKLDVPANRPLHVVMSYVGYRRVDTTLQLRPGERLTLHIKLKPSSTNLPGFEVKDEQLRTENIIRLNPRNALVSPAVAGGVESLIKTLPGVSSNNELSSQYSVRGGNYDENLVFVNGMEIYRPFLVNSGQQEGLSFINPALVSGILFSAGGFGVQYGDKMSSVLDIRYRHPTQFGAGVSLSFLGADLYVEGLSRNKRFTYLMGARYKTNRYLLGSLETNGDYQPNFADFQGVFTYQLNEKWDVSLLTYLSLNRYKVVPSDRETDFGTVNQTLRFNVYFDGQEVDQYNLVQSGLTFHYHPNKKMNMQFIASAFQTDESETYDVQGQYWIGLVEDRNQEKDQGEAIQTFGVGTYLRHARNYFTARVFSLAHKGTLQKSNHFLRWGIKYQFQYVDDDLHEWELNDSAGYSLPNPVDQPGSLQPERSDFNLYYYARASHTLDIHRISAYGSDRWTFQLKDKSLLLFTAGVRLYWWSYAREFLVSPRFNLAYKPSAHPNWVLRFATGVYDQPPFYREMRNMDGSLNPDIRSQQAIHFILGGDYRFQMWNRPFIFTTEAYYKKLNHLIPYEVDNLRIRYYANMTAKGYAAGIDFKLYGEFVKGIDSWITLSVMKTAQDINGDFYYNYYNAAGEELPPDEHAVAVDSVKVEPGYIPRPTDRRFNFTIFFQDYIPQHEQFKVHLRLLYGSGLPFGPPQSQPYQQTLRMPAYRRVDIGFSWNPLDKKIKSLSHSTVKSMWVSLEIFNLFQTYNTVSYTWIKDIYNRSFAVPNYLTTRRVNLKVSLKF; this is encoded by the coding sequence ATGCAAAAAAATACCATTCCTTTTATTGTTTTGTTTTTTCTGCTGTTTTGGCTGAATTCGTCTGCTTTGTTTGCTCAAACCGCAGTATTGGAAGGTTTTGTGGTTCGTGAGAAAAATTTACCGGCAGATTTGGTCAATGTTCAGCTGGTAGGAACGTCGCAGGGCACAACGACGGACAGAAAAGGCTATTTTAAACTGGATGTGCCTGCAAACCGTCCCCTGCATGTGGTTATGAGTTATGTGGGATACCGGCGGGTGGATACTACTTTGCAGCTGAGACCGGGGGAGCGATTGACATTACATATCAAATTGAAACCGAGCAGTACCAATCTTCCCGGATTTGAAGTGAAAGATGAACAGTTGCGAACGGAAAATATTATCCGGTTAAATCCGCGAAATGCCTTAGTGTCTCCGGCTGTTGCCGGAGGAGTGGAAAGTTTGATTAAAACTTTGCCCGGTGTTTCTTCAAATAATGAGCTTAGTTCACAATATTCGGTACGTGGTGGAAACTACGATGAAAACCTGGTGTTTGTGAATGGAATGGAAATCTACCGCCCGTTCCTGGTAAACAGCGGACAGCAGGAAGGCCTGAGTTTTATCAATCCGGCATTGGTTTCCGGTATTTTGTTTTCAGCCGGAGGCTTTGGCGTGCAGTATGGCGATAAAATGTCGTCCGTTTTGGATATCCGTTACCGGCATCCCACACAGTTTGGGGCGGGTGTCTCTTTGAGTTTTCTGGGAGCTGATTTGTATGTGGAAGGACTGAGCCGGAATAAACGGTTTACCTATCTGATGGGAGCCCGTTATAAAACAAACCGTTATCTGTTGGGAAGTTTGGAAACAAACGGTGACTATCAGCCGAATTTTGCTGATTTTCAAGGCGTATTCACTTATCAGTTGAATGAAAAATGGGATGTTTCGTTATTGACTTATTTGTCGTTGAACCGGTATAAAGTGGTTCCTTCCGACCGAGAAACCGATTTTGGAACGGTGAATCAAACATTACGGTTTAATGTTTATTTTGACGGGCAGGAAGTGGATCAATACAATCTCGTTCAGTCCGGACTGACATTTCATTATCATCCCAATAAAAAAATGAATATGCAGTTTATTGCTTCTGCTTTTCAAACGGATGAATCGGAAACGTATGATGTACAGGGGCAATATTGGATCGGATTGGTGGAAGACCGTAATCAGGAAAAAGATCAGGGCGAAGCGATTCAGACTTTTGGTGTGGGGACGTATTTGCGCCATGCCCGGAATTATTTTACCGCACGGGTATTTTCATTGGCACACAAGGGAACGCTGCAAAAAAGCAATCATTTTTTACGGTGGGGCATAAAGTATCAGTTTCAGTACGTAGATGACGATCTTCATGAGTGGGAATTGAATGATTCGGCGGGTTATTCTTTGCCGAACCCGGTGGACCAACCCGGAAGTTTACAGCCGGAACGCAGCGATTTTAATTTGTATTACTATGCCCGGGCCAGCCATACGCTGGATATTCACCGGATTTCGGCGTATGGTTCCGATCGATGGACATTTCAGCTAAAAGATAAAAGCCTTTTGTTGTTTACGGCGGGCGTACGATTGTATTGGTGGAGTTATGCCCGGGAATTTCTGGTCAGTCCGCGGTTTAATCTGGCTTACAAACCGTCTGCACATCCCAATTGGGTGCTTCGGTTTGCTACCGGCGTTTATGATCAGCCGCCTTTTTACCGGGAAATGCGGAATATGGATGGTTCGCTGAATCCGGATATCCGTTCACAACAGGCTATTCATTTTATTCTCGGTGGTGATTATCGCTTTCAGATGTGGAACCGGCCGTTTATTTTTACTACGGAAGCGTATTATAAAAAGCTGAATCACCTGATTCCGTACGAGGTGGATAATTTACGTATCCGGTATTATGCCAATATGACGGCCAAAGGTTATGCGGCCGGAATTGATTTTAAACTGTATGGCGAATTTGTAAAAGGAATAGACAGTTGGATCACCCTTTCGGTGATGAAAACCGCACAGGACATCAACGGTGATTTTTACTATAATTATTACAATGCAGCCGGAGAAGAATTACCTCCTGATGAACATGCTGTTGCCGTAGACAGTGTAAAAGTGGAACCGGGTTACATTCCGCGTCCTACCGACCGGCGGTTTAATTTTACCATATTCTTTCAGGATTATATTCCGCAACACGAACAGTTTAAGGTGCATTTGCGCCTGTTGTACGGCAGCGGTTTGCCTTTTGGCCCGCCTCAGTCACAGCCTTATCAGCAAACATTACGAATGCCTGCATACCGGCGCGTGGATATCGGTTTTTCCTGGAATCCGCTGGACAAAAAAATAAAAAGTCTTTCGCACAGTACCGTGAAATCCATGTGGGTAAGTTTGGAGATTTTTAATCTTTTTCAAACGTATAATACGGTATCTTATACCTGGATAAAAGACATCTATAACCGGTCGTTTGCTGTTCCGAATTATCTAACAACAAGAAGGGTAAATCTGAAAGTGTCGTTAAAATTTTAG
- a CDS encoding DHH family phosphoesterase has product MFDSHEIEAVKQLLTNPRKVVLASHKNPDGDTIGAALAMMHYLRQKGHEVIPLVPNDYPAYYRWLPGAEDFIVFDRDVKKLRAALADAEVLFCLDFNSLDRTGNMAPDLEKFSGKKVVIDHHLEPSDEFDHYFSVTDVSSAGELVYEFIVAMDDADRIDKNIALALYTCIMTDTGSFSYNCNHPRTYHIVADLIERGVDAALVHKLVYDTFTENRLRLLGYALSNRLLVWKDLHTAVIYLTKEDLKRYDYQVGDTEGLVNYGLSMQDINLAVLLTEKDNQIRMSFRSKGDFSVNRLARDFFAGGGHKNASGGTSRIGMQNTLDKLKEVLQYFKDELDYTLTL; this is encoded by the coding sequence ATGTTTGATTCCCACGAGATAGAGGCAGTAAAACAACTGTTGACCAATCCCCGAAAAGTCGTTTTGGCTTCCCATAAAAATCCGGATGGAGATACCATTGGTGCTGCATTGGCTATGATGCATTATTTGCGCCAGAAAGGTCATGAAGTTATTCCGTTGGTTCCCAATGATTATCCTGCTTATTACCGTTGGCTTCCGGGCGCAGAAGATTTTATTGTTTTCGACCGGGACGTGAAAAAATTAAGGGCTGCCCTTGCCGATGCAGAAGTGCTCTTTTGTCTTGATTTTAACAGCCTTGACCGTACAGGGAACATGGCGCCTGATTTAGAAAAATTTTCAGGAAAAAAAGTTGTTATCGACCACCATCTGGAACCTTCGGATGAGTTTGATCATTATTTCTCGGTGACGGATGTTTCTTCTGCCGGGGAATTGGTGTATGAATTTATTGTTGCTATGGATGATGCCGACCGGATAGATAAAAATATTGCGTTGGCTTTGTACACTTGTATCATGACCGATACCGGTTCGTTCAGTTATAACTGTAACCATCCGCGTACGTATCATATTGTGGCCGATTTGATTGAGCGTGGGGTAGATGCGGCTTTGGTCCATAAACTGGTTTATGATACTTTTACCGAAAACCGTTTGCGTTTGTTGGGATATGCATTGAGTAACCGTTTATTGGTTTGGAAAGATTTGCATACCGCAGTAATTTATCTTACCAAAGAAGATTTGAAAAGGTATGATTATCAGGTAGGAGATACCGAAGGGCTGGTCAATTACGGCCTTTCCATGCAGGATATTAATCTTGCGGTGTTATTGACCGAAAAGGATAATCAGATCCGGATGTCGTTTCGTTCAAAAGGTGATTTCTCGGTGAACCGGCTGGCACGTGATTTTTTTGCCGGTGGAGGACATAAAAATGCTTCCGGCGGAACTTCCCGCATCGGAATGCAAAATACGTTGGATAAGCTGAAAGAAGTTTTGCAGTATTTTAAAGATGAACTGGATTATACGCTGACGTTGTAA
- a CDS encoding FKBP-type peptidyl-prolyl cis-trans isomerase: MKNRFPILILALLLLGLSGCMNDAGQQNKKQRKPLTQKELIDLNRRLMRNEKKQINAFIRSHHWKMKETGTGLRYVILRHGKGEKARTGEWVTLRYSVQLFDGEEVYSGVKTFKIGFGNVESGLEEGILLLKQGDVARFILPSHLAYGLSGDGNKIPPHVPIIYHVEVLKLK, from the coding sequence ATGAAAAATCGTTTCCCCATATTGATTTTGGCTTTGCTGTTGCTGGGATTGTCGGGTTGTATGAACGATGCGGGGCAACAAAATAAAAAACAACGTAAACCATTAACACAGAAAGAACTAATTGATTTAAACCGGCGGTTAATGCGGAATGAAAAAAAGCAGATCAATGCATTTATTCGTTCGCATCACTGGAAAATGAAAGAAACGGGTACCGGTTTGCGGTATGTTATTCTCCGGCACGGAAAAGGAGAAAAAGCCCGGACCGGGGAATGGGTTACTCTTCGGTATTCGGTGCAACTTTTTGATGGTGAAGAAGTTTATTCGGGTGTAAAAACATTTAAGATCGGATTTGGTAATGTGGAAAGTGGTCTGGAAGAAGGAATTCTTTTGTTAAAACAGGGAGATGTTGCCAGATTTATTTTACCTTCGCACCTTGCATATGGTTTGTCGGGTGATGGAAATAAAATTCCACCCCATGTGCCGATAATCTATCATGTTGAAGTATTGAAACTTAAATAA
- a CDS encoding FKBP-type peptidyl-prolyl cis-trans isomerase — protein MRKIFLLAFAGLIAGFFMTSCSPSKESKHPGFQKTKTGLYYKFYKKSKDTTRPHVAEYAVLEMIYGNPDTVIFDSRNLPKAQRPMKIPVIRSIYKGDIYEGIKMMHVGDSAVFWCNADSVFKKLFRMPKFPKFIDSTKDIYFAIKLLAVKTPQQLQAEESARMIKKENEEAKAREEYLKKHHITVKPTADGLYFIPEKPGKGPHPKVGDRVFVHYTGYLLNGQKFDSSYDRGKPFDFILGKRQVIPGWDEGIAKLRKGGSAKLIIPSSLAYGPGGRGPIPPFATLVFDVKLVNIQPGPKPKK, from the coding sequence ATGAGAAAAATTTTTTTGCTGGCCTTTGCAGGCCTTATTGCCGGCTTTTTTATGACTTCCTGTAGTCCCTCAAAAGAGTCAAAACATCCGGGATTTCAAAAGACCAAAACCGGGTTGTATTATAAGTTTTACAAGAAAAGCAAAGATACCACACGACCGCATGTTGCTGAATATGCTGTTTTGGAAATGATTTACGGAAATCCGGATACAGTAATTTTCGACAGCCGGAATCTTCCGAAAGCTCAACGCCCAATGAAAATTCCGGTCATCCGGTCGATTTACAAAGGAGATATTTATGAAGGCATCAAAATGATGCATGTGGGCGACAGTGCTGTGTTCTGGTGTAATGCCGATTCGGTTTTCAAGAAATTGTTCCGGATGCCGAAGTTCCCCAAATTCATTGACTCTACCAAAGACATCTATTTTGCCATTAAACTGTTGGCAGTGAAAACACCACAGCAGTTGCAGGCAGAAGAGAGTGCCCGGATGATTAAAAAAGAAAATGAAGAAGCCAAAGCACGTGAAGAATATCTGAAAAAACACCACATTACGGTAAAACCTACGGCAGATGGCCTTTACTTTATTCCGGAAAAACCGGGAAAAGGTCCGCACCCGAAAGTCGGTGACCGTGTTTTCGTGCATTATACCGGATATTTGCTGAACGGACAAAAATTTGACAGCTCTTACGACCGGGGAAAACCGTTTGATTTTATTCTTGGCAAACGTCAGGTTATTCCCGGATGGGATGAAGGAATTGCTAAGTTGCGTAAAGGAGGATCTGCTAAACTGATTATTCCTTCGTCCTTGGCTTATGGTCCTGGCGGTAGAGGCCCTATTCCGCCTTTTGCCACATTGGTATTTGATGTGAAATTGGTGAATATTCAACCTGGACCAAAACCGAAGAAATAA
- a CDS encoding response regulator has product MSKSFQDRLKVLVVEDNDLNAKFASAILKRLNYELDWVTDGKAGVEKFLENDYDLILMDIQMPIMNGLEATREIRKYEKQMETAHPIPIIAITAFAFEHDKENCLAAGMDDYLTKPYRPQELIEVIKKYFPDK; this is encoded by the coding sequence ATGTCTAAATCTTTTCAAGATCGGTTAAAAGTGCTGGTTGTTGAAGACAACGACCTGAATGCCAAATTTGCATCGGCCATTTTAAAAAGATTAAATTATGAATTAGACTGGGTAACCGACGGGAAAGCAGGAGTAGAAAAGTTTCTGGAAAACGACTATGACCTTATCCTGATGGATATTCAGATGCCGATAATGAACGGGTTGGAAGCTACCCGGGAAATCCGCAAATACGAAAAGCAGATGGAAACAGCTCATCCGATTCCCATCATTGCAATTACCGCTTTTGCTTTTGAGCATGACAAAGAAAACTGTCTTGCTGCCGGCATGGACGACTATCTGACAAAGCCTTACCGGCCACAGGAACTTATTGAAGTGATTAAAAAATATTTCCCGGATAAATAA
- a CDS encoding ATP-binding response regulator: MKKILTLFFVLFLLTGFPVFAAENTENFVRSNRFWILFSLVLVIILLFVTYYLHQKQKKAENEKRKYQNDYTVLKQKLTLLTQNRDDTIRRRITEMENERNQLIENLKSMEKTLETGKLSGQRNALLMTRISNTLRTNLNDILGFSTLMGNEFALSEDTELFEYNENIKKSGEALLHLLNNIIDISKIESNSFQLNESACDIGEITRKLIDKFTPMAEIKGLQLVYQEAKTPVFSADNQAVQHILTNLIDNAIRYTEKGFIKISHTFQNNEIVWRVKDTGIGIDKAFLPDIFEPFRQQTLGYSKNTFQGAGLGLPLVKNMLRIMGGRIEIESEKAVGTTVTVYFPFKKFTPQKAESEKKKRIRPNSPAPSSSLSPKGKHILIMDEDKLESMLIKKILSETNVTLYDNMYSPQEWIAQIIKQEEPIDLLILDMDFSGKNQGPAFWQELKKQFAVLGKIPVLALSADTDKQSREKALQAGFSEYLQKPFRKNDLISVINSLLSA; the protein is encoded by the coding sequence ATGAAAAAGATTTTGACATTATTTTTTGTCCTTTTCCTGCTTACGGGATTCCCCGTTTTTGCTGCGGAAAACACAGAAAATTTTGTCCGGAGCAATCGTTTCTGGATTCTTTTTTCGCTGGTTCTGGTAATTATTCTGCTTTTCGTCACCTACTATTTACATCAAAAACAGAAAAAAGCAGAAAACGAAAAGCGAAAGTACCAGAATGACTATACTGTTTTGAAGCAAAAACTCACTTTGCTGACCCAAAACCGTGACGACACCATCCGCCGGCGTATCACAGAAATGGAAAACGAGCGAAACCAACTCATTGAGAACCTGAAATCCATGGAGAAAACCCTGGAAACCGGAAAATTATCGGGCCAACGAAATGCTTTGCTCATGACCCGTATCAGCAATACACTGCGTACCAACCTGAATGATATTCTGGGATTTTCCACCTTGATGGGAAACGAATTTGCCCTGTCAGAAGATACCGAACTTTTTGAATACAACGAAAATATCAAGAAAAGCGGGGAAGCTCTTCTCCACTTGCTGAACAACATCATTGATATCAGCAAAATTGAATCAAACAGTTTCCAGCTTAATGAATCGGCCTGCGATATTGGTGAAATCACCAGGAAACTGATTGATAAATTCACACCAATGGCTGAAATAAAAGGCCTCCAATTGGTTTATCAGGAAGCGAAAACGCCTGTTTTTTCGGCAGATAATCAAGCCGTACAACATATTCTGACCAATCTGATCGACAATGCCATACGCTACACAGAAAAAGGATTTATTAAAATTTCGCATACTTTTCAAAACAACGAAATTGTTTGGCGTGTAAAAGATACCGGTATCGGTATTGACAAAGCTTTCCTTCCGGATATCTTTGAGCCGTTCAGGCAACAAACCCTGGGGTACAGTAAAAATACATTTCAGGGAGCCGGGTTGGGATTACCTTTGGTAAAAAATATGCTCCGGATTATGGGAGGGCGTATCGAAATAGAATCGGAAAAGGCTGTCGGAACCACTGTCACCGTCTATTTCCCGTTCAAAAAATTTACCCCGCAGAAAGCAGAATCAGAAAAGAAAAAAAGAATTCGCCCCAACTCTCCTGCCCCATCATCCTCACTTTCTCCGAAAGGAAAACATATTCTCATCATGGATGAAGACAAGCTGGAAAGCATGCTCATTAAAAAGATCTTATCCGAAACCAACGTTACCCTTTATGATAACATGTATTCTCCACAAGAATGGATTGCTCAAATTATAAAACAGGAAGAACCCATTGATTTGCTGATTCTTGACATGGATTTCTCCGGAAAAAACCAGGGGCCGGCATTTTGGCAAGAGCTGAAAAAACAGTTTGCTGTTTTAGGAAAGATACCGGTTTTGGCCCTTTCGGCCGATACGGATAAACAATCCCGTGAAAAAGCATTACAAGCCGGTTTTTCCGAATATCTGCAGAAGCCTTTTCGAAAAAACGATTTAATTTCTGTCATAAACAGCTTGTTATCTGCATAA